In Acomys russatus chromosome 28, mAcoRus1.1, whole genome shotgun sequence, the genomic window TTGCTGGAAACATTTGTAGGAAGACAGAGattatattgcattttaaaaaagaaaagaacagaacagaaattcTCATTGACTGGCAAAAAAGTGTGTATCCACTTCTTGAGCTATAATGTATCTGCTTAATACTCCGAGCAGAGTATCAGTAATgttgtagaaaacaaaacaaaaaaaaccaatcatGGTCCTTATTTTATAAAGCACAATTTGAAATTGTAAAATTGTCTTTTGATCATCTGATGTAATCATCATCtttgaggcttactgcctccctCTATTAACCTAGGCCCTGCCCTGGAAGCCTCTAAACTCCATACCATCTGatttaggcctagaatgctttcagtctctgagacttactgctgaataaaatcaccttttctagctctttctgagctctggctggcggGCTCAAACTCTTTCTGAACTCAGTTGTTCTCGCTCAAACTCCTCTCAATCAGTTGACTGTTTGAAACTGTCTTCTCTCAACTTCCAACTAAATTGCTTTGCTTGGCTTCAGACTAAATCTAGCAATTGGTTTTAATCTCTTAGAATAGAgaatccttctcattctctggctcattcaccTGTGTCTCTCTTCAAATTGTCTCtttaaaactctcccagtaaaactgcctcctcttctctctctctctctctctctctctctctctctctctctctctctctctctctctctctctctgtctttctgtctgtctctgtctttctgcctgcttgcctgcctgtctgcctgcttctctctctctctctctctctctctctctctctctctctctctctctctctctctttctctctctgaaagaaaaagagatgggagTATCCTACCTCTGACATCTGTCAAATTTTTGTCTTCCTCTCATTTTCAAAcgtgagtgcttccttctacaaactaactttattttcattgtttggaattaaaggtgtgtactaagagtgtgtctgcattccagctagatcactaccccccccccaacacacacacagctgataGGTCTTTGGAGAAGATCAGATCATCTATTTTGCTGGAACATAATTTTTCTACAATAAATTTTGAAGGTgactttcctgtcctgttcccttcaatattttcttctggaaaaaaaataacacaagcaTACATGCTAGAGTGTGTGATTCCATTTACTTGTGTTGTCATGTGAAAGAAATTAGAATTTGAATTGTTCATACTACTTTCAATAATAAATTCCGGATGCTCCCAAATTTTTCAAAAGCTGATGAATATCTTAACTGTTCTAAAATACCACATCATATCACAACGGGTTGGGGAACAAATGCAAAAATATCTCTTCACTTcggatggagaaagaaaaaaaccaccaaaatccAAAGGCCTGGAGCAATGAGTTTTGTTGGGGTTATCTACAGGAGTTTGGGAGTAAAGTCGTTTACAGGAACAGACAAGACTTAAAGACAGCTGTATCACCAAAATCCACTCTCCCATGAGCATAGCTCACAAATGCTGAGAATCTAGAGTATTCATGGACCTCAAAAGTCTGACGGTATCCACGGGGATAGGGGGGATGGAGTGTGAAAGGATTGACTAGTCTCTTCGTGATTAATCTCTGATAGTTGGGAAGGCAGGGATgcagagaaaatacaaatagttttccttttggtaaaaaattagaaattctattttataaacataGCCGCCTACTTTGTCAAATCACTTTAACACAAACCAGGATATTAGTTagtatacattcttttttttttttttttttttttttttttaacagtttacaGTCCAggcctttatttccttttgcacATAGGCCATGAATTCATAGGaatgggctccagcagctcaggctccttcccGTTAGTCCTCACGAAGTGCGCTCTCTGGGTGGCGCAGGCTGGCGCTTCAGCTGGACCCAGGTGCCCTTCTCCTtggcctccttcttcttctggtcgTTCTCCTTCACGCGCTTCAGGAAGCTGTCCCTGCTCTTCGAGTGCTTGATGTGCTCGATGCGCACGTTGACCCTCTTGGCGAGAATCTTGCCCTTAACCTGCTTGTTCACAATGATGCCCACAGCGTGCTGGGTGACGTTGTAGACTCTCCCGGTTTTGCCGTGGTAACACTTATGGGGCATTCCTTTTTGAACAGCGCCCATTCCCTTGATGTCTACAATATCACCCTTCTTGTAGATTCGCATGTACCTGGCCAAAGGAGCAACTCCATGCTTCCTAAAAGGCCTGGAGAACATGTAGCGCgtgcccctcctctttccctttgtgtttgtcattttggcGAGTTACTGCAAGATGGCTTCGGCGGCCAAAAGAAGCAGTTAGTATACATTCTTATAAAGATTTACAAATTCACTCTGATCAATCCAACCCTTCAACTCAATTTTTCATAGAGtaaaaattttctttctaaagccATGCATTTTTCCAATTTGTTTCTCTTTAGATAAATCTAATCTATATAAGTTGCCAATAGCACGTGTCCTTTAGGgaattccttttaattttttaagatttatttatttacttctctttatgtgaatgttttgcttaagtgtatgtatgtgttccatATGCATGCCTAGGGCccatggaggttagaagagggccttgtatttcttggaactggagttgtggatggttgGAAACCACATGGGATTGATAGAAACCAAGACCACATCTTCTACAGGAGtaaaagtgcttttaactactgactCAGCTCTCTAGGCACTATGCAATAGTTTTCCTAAATTATAGATTATATTTGTAATGTgctacatatattttcattttttcctcagCGTCATTCCATTTCTAGTGAAAATCAATATCACCTAAATTGTTTAGTAATACCAAGAAGATATAAACTCAAATACCTTATGGTAAACTGTTTTATAAATTGAGACGTAAGAAAAGTTAAACAATGTATTATTCTTAGTTATAATTTTAAGAGGTTGTTGTACAGCTTtatcaaaaataaacatgtataaatGCCTCTCACTGAGGACACCTAATGGTCTTATACAATTTAGTATTCTGTAAGCACAATCAGAAACCGCATTCAGTTTTCTTCAGACATGACAACTATATGCCAAGTACTAGTAAGAAAGTCCATATTTCAAGCCTGCACTGGTAATTCCTAGCTAATTGGATTGCATCCTATCTGCAGCATAAACAAACACCAGACTGTTTGGTGGAGAAAGGCACGGCATAGTAGGACACGGGGGCATGTGGCCAACACAGTTGAGGAGGTAGCACATCTGGTCCTAATGTctggatttggttttgttttcacatcGTACTTGGTAGTTGTGCCCTACCAAGTTACTTCATATCTGGTCACTTAAAACATAatcatatactttaaaattaaatgagcTAACTAAATTAAACTTTAATGGTTCACAGTTCTCATAGACcttgtaaaaaatgaaaatctttataaaaacGCATGTTTAATTTCACTCTGAGTTTTTGTTAATTGGGCATTTTGGTTAAAATAACACTATGGTTTCTGTGGAATGCTAAAAGTGTTGCGTACCATGAGTCcctgtataaaatgaaaaataaattattatataattaattccATATAGTCTATTTTGGCTCATTTGATATAGGCTAAATTCTCATATTCAGAGTTGGatatataaataagataaattgAAAGTTTTATACGGTTCCTTTAAATTGCACATATATTGAAGAACATTCTTTAATAATGAATACTTCGCTGTTAAGTAACAGTGTAGCTTACAGCTCAACGTTGTAGCATTAACTGCAGGTAACTCAGTAAAACAATCTccaaattttactatttttaatttatcattttaaaacacagatattagaagttaaaacattttgtttaattACTAATTAAATCATTGGGTTTTATGttattagtatttattatttgaatttattGATGATTTAAttgtataattaaataaaaatgtgtcataGACTACTTACTTTTGAGGTTATATATGTAGTTTTATTGTAATACATTCTAGATGTTTCAAAAGATTGATACAAGCAAGTTATTATTGCAAATTTCCTTCATATATAACACTCAGACAATATGAAACACAGGCCATTAATTctgaattaaaaagtaaaaaattcataaaatttaaCATGTAATTTATCATATTGATTTTAAAAGTCCATAACCATACTCTATGAACACACTTTATACACTATGTAATACATGAGCAATCATGATGTACAAAATGCAGaagtatacattttaaacataatgTTTAAATTCATTATATGCAAAGTCTCTGATGTCTTctcaattttattgttttcttcaaatACTGGCAAAGATCCAGTAGATTTATGTAATAACCTAGTAATGAATCGCATTgaaccttttcattttcttggaaGAATACATACACTTGATGCTTTAACTTTTGTCCTTCTGATCCTTTTTCTCTGAACATACTTTCTGTATTAGCATGCTCAAAGTATGTACTTTGAAGGCACAAATAAATTTCTGCTTTTACATCGTTGACTCAACAAACTTGAGTCCTACGTTACTTTCTAAGCTATATTCAAATGCAACTACTCCAAGGAGTCTCTCAACTGAGAAAGTGAAAAAGGTAAATTTGCAGTTTGTAATCAGGCATATCAGAAGCTTTGGCATCACCTGTCCACACCatcaggaggaaaaaagaaagaagaaagaaagaaacaaagcaagaaagaagaaagaaagaagggaaacaaggaaagaaggaaggacagaaggaaggaaggaaaaggaaaggaaaggaaagaaaaaagaaaaaatgaaaatactcaAATCTCCGAAAACTGAGGTACAGCACAAATTGCCCTACCTCAAGTGAGAAAGACACTAAGACTGAGGAATCAGGGACAACTAAGCAACAGAAGCATCTGTGGGAAAGCATTTGGAATAGAGAGAATTGAGAGTTATAATTCACAACCTCCTAGATGCTGCCTATGGACCcagtttgaaattatttttaaaaatatgcagagaa contains:
- the LOC127210612 gene encoding 60S ribosomal protein L21-like, whose protein sequence is MTNTKGKRRGTRYMFSRPFRKHGVAPLARYMRIYKKGDIVDIKGMGAVQKGMPHKCYHGKTGRVYNVTQHAVGIIVNKQVKGKILAKRVNVRIEHIKHSKSRDSFLKRVKENDQKKKEAKEKGTWVQLKRQPAPPRERTS